Proteins found in one Falsirhodobacter algicola genomic segment:
- a CDS encoding DUF1285 domain-containing protein, with protein MRGLIRTSGPAPVHLWDPPFCGMIDMRIDREGVWHHEGRPITRPALVQLFSNILKREGEGYVLVTPVEKVGITVEDVPFVVIDAHVAGAGIDLITQVGDRVPLTGLRMAGDVPYAPIRGGMEGRIDRKTFYRLVDLAVEEDGRIGLRTDRFIPIGPAAA; from the coding sequence GTGAGAGGGCTGATACGCACGAGCGGTCCGGCGCCGGTCCATCTGTGGGATCCGCCCTTCTGCGGCATGATCGACATGCGCATCGACCGCGAGGGCGTCTGGCATCACGAAGGCCGTCCCATCACGCGCCCGGCGTTGGTGCAGCTCTTTTCCAACATCCTGAAGCGCGAGGGCGAAGGCTACGTCCTCGTCACCCCCGTGGAGAAGGTGGGCATCACCGTGGAGGATGTGCCCTTCGTCGTCATCGACGCGCATGTCGCCGGCGCGGGGATCGATCTGATCACGCAGGTGGGCGACCGGGTGCCGCTGACGGGGCTGCGCATGGCGGGCGATGTGCCCTATGCCCCGATCCGCGGCGGCATGGAGGGGCGGATCGACCGCAAGACCTTCTACCGGCTGGTCGATCTGGCCGTGGAGGAGGATGGCCGCATCGGCCTGCGCACCGACCGTTTCATCCCCATCGGCCCCGCCGCCGCCTGA